The Desulfomicrobium escambiense DSM 10707 genome includes a region encoding these proteins:
- a CDS encoding AMIN domain-containing protein translates to MLLVALAAMFLAATPLFPSARHVLSDLSLTTEKDALTLTIAASGAPRQTKHFSLTDPIRLVVDIAPAVLPGAPRSIPANHALVERVRAAQFDAQTVRVVFDLKQPVSHRLDIRQPVDDSAGRSLVFTLTAENGGTAQAESPATGQAGPAPAADSTAHNEKIVLLGESPATGSTVHNEKIVLLGESPVTERTRPDASGWGEASLSGFLMAKVAQELDEEKSPGQPRMFRNTVRVEGKWVPAGFSGGENAKTNAEAAYLLGSVQSDYLSFGPDPASDEYDLDLFEAYLFRSTPDWDLRLGRQIVRWGKTDQISPVDNVNSQDMREYLIPDLEDRKLPNWMARLRAFIGKTTLEAVFIPFFEPNEFDYTGNTWALLGTEPVGLRVEESEPEGLDNADWGMRASLSQGGWDVAASYLRATEKTPHLDLDPFDPAGPTLHANYRRQNIFGAEFETTAGSFGFRGEAAYVDLQSFPTESLDSVSKSMVHTVLGVDYLGQNDWYANIQLSHQHIFGYETDILFLSRDNVFLNGEVNREFLRGNAKLKLRYAVDLTNGGAFLTPEAILTSVRDLELSLGTNLFFGPEDTLFGRYRDDSQVFLRATRFF, encoded by the coding sequence GTGCTCCTGGTCGCCCTGGCCGCGATGTTCCTCGCCGCCACCCCGCTTTTCCCAAGTGCGAGGCACGTGCTCTCGGACCTTTCCCTGACCACGGAAAAGGACGCCCTGACCCTGACCATCGCGGCATCCGGCGCGCCCCGGCAGACGAAGCATTTTTCTCTGACCGACCCGATACGGCTGGTCGTGGATATCGCCCCGGCCGTCCTGCCCGGCGCGCCACGCAGCATTCCTGCCAACCATGCGCTCGTCGAACGCGTCCGGGCCGCGCAATTCGATGCGCAAACGGTACGGGTCGTCTTCGATCTGAAACAACCCGTCAGCCACCGTCTCGATATACGGCAGCCAGTTGACGATTCCGCCGGGCGGTCGCTCGTGTTCACCCTGACCGCGGAAAATGGCGGGACGGCCCAGGCCGAATCGCCAGCGACCGGACAGGCTGGTCCGGCCCCAGCCGCCGACTCGACGGCGCACAACGAAAAAATCGTACTGCTCGGGGAATCCCCGGCCACCGGCTCGACGGTGCACAACGAAAAAATCGTGCTGCTCGGGGAATCCCCGGTCACAGAGCGCACACGGCCGGACGCTTCCGGATGGGGCGAGGCATCCCTCTCGGGCTTCCTCATGGCCAAGGTTGCACAGGAACTCGACGAGGAAAAAAGTCCTGGTCAGCCCAGGATGTTCCGCAACACCGTCAGGGTTGAAGGGAAATGGGTGCCCGCGGGCTTTTCCGGTGGCGAAAACGCGAAAACGAACGCCGAAGCCGCATATCTGCTGGGCTCCGTGCAGTCCGACTACCTCTCCTTCGGCCCTGACCCGGCTTCGGACGAATACGACCTGGACCTTTTCGAGGCCTACCTCTTCCGCTCCACCCCCGACTGGGATCTGCGCCTGGGAAGGCAAATCGTGCGCTGGGGCAAGACTGACCAGATCAGCCCGGTGGACAACGTGAATTCCCAGGACATGCGCGAATACCTCATTCCCGATCTCGAGGACCGCAAGCTTCCCAACTGGATGGCGCGGCTGCGCGCCTTCATCGGGAAAACGACCCTCGAAGCCGTCTTCATTCCCTTCTTTGAACCCAACGAATTCGACTATACCGGCAACACTTGGGCGCTCCTCGGGACGGAGCCCGTCGGCCTGCGCGTGGAGGAAAGCGAACCGGAAGGATTGGACAACGCCGACTGGGGAATGCGCGCATCCCTGTCCCAAGGCGGGTGGGATGTTGCCGCGAGCTACCTGCGCGCAACGGAAAAGACGCCTCACCTGGATCTCGACCCGTTCGACCCCGCCGGTCCGACGCTCCATGCCAACTACAGGCGCCAGAACATCTTCGGCGCCGAGTTCGAGACCACTGCCGGCTCGTTCGGTTTCAGGGGCGAGGCAGCCTATGTCGACCTGCAATCCTTTCCGACGGAAAGCCTCGACTCCGTCTCGAAATCCATGGTCCACACCGTCCTGGGCGTGGACTACCTGGGACAGAATGACTGGTACGCCAACATCCAGCTCTCCCATCAGCACATCTTCGGGTACGAAACAGACATCCTCTTTCTCAGCCGCGACAACGTCTTCCTCAATGGCGAGGTCAACCGGGAGTTCCTGCGCGGCAACGCCAAGCTCAAGCTGCGCTACGCCGTGGACCTGACCAACGGAGGGGCCTTCCTGACCCCCGAAGCCATACTGACCTCCGTCAGGGATCTCGAACTCTCCCTCGGAACCAACCTGTTCTTCGGTCCTGAGGACACCCTTTTCGGACGCTACCGCGACGACAGCCAAGTCTTCCTCAGGGCGACCCGCTTCTTCTGA
- a CDS encoding XrtA system polysaccharide chain length determinant — MNHELYLEVRRYTRLLLSRKRVVVVAVLLVMTLGMAASFLLPRKYEATSTVFIEQSVIGDLVKGIAVTPSMEAKIKVLALAMLSRESLSQVLRILDKDVYLNTDAEREEYIAKLRDRISIKLDEKRGVFFITYADWDPVFARDLVNTITQVYIESNTAAKRNESLEATRFLSAQIESFKKRIDAVEDEVNRYKAEHGMQLAVDETIIRYEIAESEKKLEAIRGRRFALETQQQLLPSGGGDGGNVAEMERQLKVLKTAYTDSHPKVVRLKDQIAVARANPQRGGSGAATQTRAMIRAELEGIRMQEEAELRTIEDKRLLLREMPTIRTGLEELLRKKQNETEIYNQLVTRYGQSEVSKQMEIENKSMTFRIVDPAVLPEIPVFPNRPLIIFGSLVLGIGTGLALVILPYMMGGAVRSVADLRVLNQRVLAVLPVIPKPEEERRRRKADRIFMAGALVYFSLLLAVGILEAMGSPYLEQVIGRISGWRS; from the coding sequence ATGAATCACGAACTGTATCTGGAAGTGCGGCGGTACACCCGGCTGCTGCTTTCACGCAAGCGGGTGGTCGTTGTGGCGGTGCTGCTGGTCATGACCCTGGGGATGGCTGCCAGTTTCCTTCTGCCCAGGAAGTATGAAGCCACGAGCACGGTGTTCATCGAGCAGAGCGTTATCGGCGATCTGGTCAAGGGCATCGCAGTCACCCCGTCCATGGAGGCGAAGATCAAGGTTCTGGCCCTGGCCATGCTCAGCCGTGAATCCCTGTCCCAGGTGCTGCGCATCCTGGACAAGGACGTCTATCTGAACACGGATGCCGAGCGCGAGGAATACATCGCCAAGCTGCGGGACAGGATATCCATCAAGCTGGACGAGAAGCGGGGTGTTTTCTTCATCACTTATGCGGATTGGGACCCGGTTTTCGCACGGGATCTCGTCAACACCATCACCCAAGTCTACATCGAGTCCAACACCGCGGCCAAGCGCAACGAGTCCCTGGAGGCGACGCGCTTTCTGAGCGCCCAGATCGAAAGCTTCAAGAAGCGCATCGACGCCGTCGAGGACGAGGTCAACCGCTACAAGGCGGAACACGGCATGCAGCTGGCCGTGGACGAAACCATCATCCGCTACGAGATCGCCGAGTCGGAGAAGAAGCTGGAGGCCATCCGCGGCCGCCGTTTCGCCCTGGAGACGCAGCAGCAGCTCCTGCCTTCGGGCGGCGGGGATGGCGGGAATGTCGCCGAGATGGAGCGCCAGCTGAAGGTGCTCAAGACCGCGTACACCGACAGCCATCCCAAGGTCGTGCGCCTGAAGGATCAGATCGCGGTGGCCCGGGCCAACCCGCAGCGGGGCGGAAGCGGCGCGGCAACCCAGACCAGGGCGATGATCAGGGCCGAACTCGAAGGCATCAGGATGCAGGAAGAGGCGGAATTGCGGACCATCGAGGACAAGAGGCTGCTGCTGCGGGAGATGCCGACCATCCGCACCGGGCTCGAAGAGCTGTTGCGCAAGAAGCAGAACGAAACGGAGATCTACAACCAGCTTGTGACCCGTTACGGCCAGTCCGAAGTGTCCAAGCAGATGGAGATCGAGAACAAGTCCATGACCTTCCGCATCGTCGACCCGGCGGTACTTCCCGAAATACCGGTCTTCCCCAACCGTCCCCTGATCATCTTCGGCAGCCTAGTGCTCGGTATCGGCACGGGCCTGGCCCTGGTCATCCTGCCGTACATGATGGGCGGGGCGGTCAGGAGCGTGGCCGACCTGCGCGTGCTGAACCAGCGCGTTCTGGCGGTGCTGCCCGTGATCCCCAAACCCGAGGAGGAGCGGAGGCGCAGGAAGGCCGACCGGATCTTCATGGCGGGGGCCCTGGTCTATTTTTCCCTGCTTCTGGCGGTGGGAATCTTGGAGGCCATGGGCAGCCCGTACCTGGAGCAGGTGATCGGTCGGATTTCAGGGTGGCGGTCGTGA
- a CDS encoding XrtA/PEP-CTERM system-associated ATPase encodes MYAEFFGLREKPFDLLPNPDFLYPSRAHKRALTYLTHGIRERAGFILLTGEVGSGKTTLIRNMIRSQLRDSVLAKVFNTRVDSLQLLAQINADFGLVTDGKDKSTLLRELNDFLVEQYARRRPAVLVIDEAQNLSAGILEEVRMLSNLETDRDKLLQIILVGQPELRDILARGELLQLRQRIQINCHLQPLNAAEVREYIQFRLEKAGNRDALVLSDDAVSAIASYTRGVPRLVNILCDYIMIDAFSARNNAVDGKIVHELAADLSFESQYWEAKAPQPVPEDGAGEKGFAADGGQGVSLVTGQAKILSVIGSMNKRIETLEFMPVWDHAALLELRERMEKLEAHVESSLRDFRLAHQQLRSDISMRDRPPQDEPDAKTQPGAMKALWRYLWGN; translated from the coding sequence GTGTACGCGGAATTCTTCGGACTGCGGGAAAAACCCTTCGACCTGCTGCCCAACCCGGACTTTCTCTATCCGAGCAGGGCGCACAAGCGTGCACTGACGTATCTGACCCACGGGATCAGGGAACGCGCCGGCTTCATCCTGCTGACGGGCGAGGTGGGGTCGGGCAAGACCACGCTGATCCGCAACATGATCCGCAGCCAACTCAGGGACAGCGTCCTGGCCAAGGTCTTCAACACCCGCGTGGACTCCCTCCAGCTGCTGGCGCAGATCAACGCGGATTTCGGCCTGGTCACGGATGGAAAGGACAAATCCACCCTGTTGCGGGAACTGAACGATTTTCTGGTCGAGCAGTACGCGCGGCGTCGTCCGGCCGTACTCGTCATCGACGAGGCGCAGAACCTTTCGGCCGGAATCCTGGAGGAGGTGCGCATGCTCTCCAACCTCGAGACGGACCGGGACAAGCTGCTGCAGATCATCCTCGTCGGGCAACCCGAACTCCGAGACATCCTGGCTCGCGGGGAGCTTCTGCAACTGCGTCAGCGCATCCAGATCAACTGCCATCTGCAGCCCCTGAATGCGGCGGAGGTGCGCGAGTACATCCAGTTCAGGCTGGAAAAGGCGGGCAACCGGGACGCCCTGGTCCTGAGCGACGACGCCGTGTCGGCCATCGCCTCCTACACGCGGGGAGTTCCGCGTCTGGTCAACATCCTGTGCGACTACATCATGATCGACGCCTTTTCGGCCCGGAACAACGCGGTCGACGGAAAGATCGTGCACGAACTCGCCGCGGATCTGTCCTTCGAGTCCCAGTATTGGGAGGCCAAGGCTCCGCAGCCCGTCCCGGAGGACGGGGCAGGGGAGAAGGGCTTTGCGGCTGACGGTGGTCAGGGCGTTTCCCTTGTTACGGGGCAGGCCAAGATCCTGAGCGTCATCGGCTCCATGAACAAGCGCATCGAAACACTGGAGTTCATGCCCGTATGGGACCACGCCGCGTTGCTCGAACTGCGTGAGCGCATGGAGAAGCTGGAGGCGCATGTGGAATCGAGCCTCAGGGACTTCCGCTTGGCGCACCAGCAGCTGCGCAGCGACATATCCATGCGGGACCGGCCTC
- a CDS encoding polysaccharide biosynthesis/export family protein translates to MLALALILAVAFSANFGLAKEYVIGGGDKLQIFVWGEPDLSVLALVRPDGRISLPGAGELMAEGLTPEDLQKEVTAKLASLVKNPLVTVSMAEICNSKVYIIGGGVPSGTFDLRQKTTLLQLLAGMDLTRADLKGAHVMRGPTRLDRDFDRLLHQGDMSQDIALENNDVIFFPALPEPYIYVLGAVNAPRALAFKEGMTVMDALLESGGFNKFAKRNDTVIVRRENGGEKRIRVRAQDLAEGKDLTQNVLLQRGDYIIASEGFF, encoded by the coding sequence GTGCTTGCCCTGGCCCTGATTTTGGCCGTCGCGTTTTCAGCGAATTTTGGTCTGGCGAAGGAGTACGTCATCGGCGGGGGCGACAAGCTCCAGATTTTCGTCTGGGGAGAACCGGACCTTTCCGTTTTGGCCTTGGTGCGGCCTGACGGGCGCATCTCCCTGCCGGGCGCCGGGGAGTTGATGGCCGAGGGGCTGACGCCGGAGGACCTGCAGAAGGAGGTTACGGCCAAGCTGGCCTCCCTGGTCAAAAACCCGCTGGTCACCGTTTCCATGGCTGAGATCTGCAACAGCAAAGTCTACATCATCGGCGGCGGAGTTCCTTCGGGGACGTTCGACCTCAGGCAGAAAACGACGCTGCTGCAGTTGCTTGCGGGGATGGATCTGACCCGGGCCGACCTCAAGGGGGCGCATGTCATGCGCGGTCCGACGCGACTCGATCGCGACTTCGACCGGCTGCTGCACCAGGGCGATATGAGCCAGGACATCGCCTTGGAGAACAATGACGTCATATTTTTCCCCGCGCTTCCGGAGCCGTACATCTATGTGCTCGGCGCAGTGAACGCCCCGCGCGCCCTGGCCTTCAAGGAAGGGATGACGGTCATGGACGCCCTGCTCGAGAGCGGTGGGTTCAACAAGTTCGCCAAGCGCAACGACACCGTGATCGTGCGGAGGGAAAATGGCGGCGAGAAGCGTATCAGGGTCCGGGCCCAGGATTTGGCGGAAGGCAAGGACCTGACGCAGAACGTGCTTCTGCAGCGCGGGGACTACATCATCGCCAGCGAAGGTTTCTTTTAA
- a CDS encoding XrtA-associated tyrosine autokinase — protein sequence MSRIEDALAKAAGFQHSGGRGGGLPGIERRPLVDSGSLRVARLPEETMVVVNAPLSPVAEEYRKLKEALVKMTRRERFDNLIAVTSATVGEGKSMTAINLAVSLAGEYDHTVLLIDSDLRRPCVNKYLGLTASRGLSDCLREGLDVGELLVKTDIGRLSVLPAGTPIANPVELFTSETMRRLFREMKNRYGDRYIIIDTPPVLPFAETRSIAGIADGVLLVVREGQASLDQIQETIEALDGKVLGIVYNGAQIEGRASYYSYSYQGQA from the coding sequence ATGAGCAGAATCGAAGACGCATTGGCCAAGGCGGCGGGATTTCAGCACTCCGGCGGCAGGGGCGGGGGGCTGCCCGGCATCGAGCGCAGACCTCTGGTGGACAGCGGGTCTTTGCGTGTTGCGCGGCTGCCCGAGGAAACCATGGTCGTGGTCAACGCCCCCCTGTCGCCCGTCGCCGAGGAATACCGCAAGCTGAAGGAAGCGCTGGTCAAGATGACCAGGCGGGAGCGATTCGACAACCTCATCGCCGTCACCAGCGCCACCGTGGGCGAAGGCAAGAGCATGACGGCCATCAATCTGGCCGTCAGTCTGGCGGGGGAATACGACCATACCGTCCTGCTGATCGACTCGGATCTGCGCCGTCCCTGCGTCAACAAGTACCTCGGACTGACGGCGTCGCGGGGGCTTTCGGACTGCCTGCGGGAAGGCCTCGACGTGGGCGAACTCCTCGTCAAGACCGATATCGGCAGGTTGTCCGTCCTGCCTGCGGGCACGCCCATCGCAAACCCGGTGGAGCTCTTCACCTCCGAGACCATGCGCCGCCTTTTCCGGGAGATGAAGAACCGTTACGGGGACCGCTACATCATCATCGACACCCCGCCCGTACTGCCGTTTGCCGAGACGCGCTCCATAGCAGGCATAGCCGACGGGGTGCTGCTGGTCGTCAGGGAAGGGCAGGCGTCCCTGGACCAGATCCAGGAGACCATCGAAGCCCTGGACGGGAAGGTTCTGGGGATCGTCTACAACGGGGCCCAGATCGAAGGGCGCGCGTCGTATTACTCGTACTCTTACCAAGGGCAGGCCTGA
- the prsT gene encoding XrtA/PEP-CTERM system TPR-repeat protein PrsT produces MVRLVATVFALSLLVITVSCKSHTKESLNQDGKSLLEQGNFNGAIIHFKNALEQDANFVEARFNLAMAYVESGKLEQAEREFQKVQLQNPYDDSVRFQLARIANYQSRPAVAVPLLMSFLEKHPDDAGAYEQLALSASISGDAVQSREYLEKALAIEPGRVSARLGLIHNFMTLGEGAKAREAIDKLLADDPKNQAALHALARLEAQERDPEGMLDVYARITSIDPGDLFARYKEGSLLIGKGRAEEVRASAESMVRDYPKKPEGYRLLGLCMLREGKYEDAVTALNTSIRIEPDLETYYLLGLAHYYRGNLELAVTQFQTVLDYSPGFAQARIVLAEIFLRQGRGAEAVTVADRMIDTSPEDFRGFAIKGDGLMLERKPREALAEYAKAKGIAPSHYGLLLKSGLLMLALGDKGGEQELLKALQVSPNGTDCRLALHDYYLRAGRVDEAVKILADGLDGSRSDAILYNALAKVSLGRKDAEGAEAYLLKAREANPSYLPTYYNAAVFRLVQGKPDEAMAQLDLALGISPDDVRALTASAAVLERQGKIEAARERLEKAQAGGDLGSTLLLSVFLQRHGMSDEAVAVLDRGLQKQPSNQDLILAKAKLHIARKETDKAMALYGQLEAADPWTGIMERTRAWMALGEFDKAEDSARRLVGLGPDKARSYLPLAAILEIRGDRVGAEAALRKGLEKEPGNVSVLTMLGELYVRMKEPDKAQAIFDSALALDPANPHALTGKGMIAQQQKNEDEAARLYLQAVQARNDFVPALNNLAMLWADGEKTRMQAVHLAMAAFARAGTDASVTDTLGYVLLRNNRSEEALGVLERASTLAPGNREIMYHKGLALEQLGRREEARLALEEAVRGEDFGAKPEAEALLKKLQTGS; encoded by the coding sequence ATGGTCAGGTTAGTCGCAACAGTGTTCGCTCTTTCGCTTCTGGTTATCACGGTTTCTTGCAAAAGCCATACCAAGGAGTCCTTGAACCAGGACGGGAAAAGCCTGCTTGAACAAGGGAACTTCAACGGGGCGATCATCCACTTCAAGAATGCCCTGGAGCAGGATGCAAACTTCGTCGAGGCGCGTTTCAACCTTGCGATGGCCTATGTCGAATCCGGGAAGCTGGAGCAGGCCGAGCGGGAATTTCAGAAGGTCCAGCTACAGAACCCCTACGACGACAGCGTGCGGTTCCAACTGGCGCGCATCGCCAATTACCAGAGCAGGCCGGCCGTGGCTGTGCCGCTTTTGATGAGTTTTCTCGAGAAGCACCCCGATGATGCCGGCGCGTATGAACAGCTCGCCCTTTCGGCCTCCATTTCCGGGGACGCGGTCCAATCGCGGGAATATCTCGAAAAGGCGCTGGCCATCGAACCCGGGCGGGTTTCTGCGCGGCTCGGATTGATTCACAATTTCATGACCCTGGGCGAGGGCGCCAAGGCCCGCGAAGCCATCGACAAGTTGCTGGCCGACGATCCCAAAAACCAGGCCGCGTTGCACGCCTTGGCGCGTCTCGAGGCCCAGGAGCGGGATCCGGAGGGTATGCTCGATGTCTATGCCCGCATTACCTCCATTGACCCCGGAGACCTTTTTGCGCGCTACAAGGAGGGAAGTCTGCTCATCGGCAAGGGACGCGCCGAAGAGGTCCGGGCGTCGGCCGAAAGCATGGTCAGGGACTACCCCAAAAAGCCCGAGGGCTATCGCCTGCTGGGCCTGTGCATGTTGCGCGAGGGCAAATACGAAGACGCGGTGACGGCGCTGAACACCTCCATCCGCATCGAGCCGGATCTGGAAACCTATTACCTGCTCGGACTGGCCCATTATTACCGCGGCAATCTGGAATTGGCCGTAACCCAGTTCCAGACGGTTCTGGATTACAGTCCGGGCTTTGCCCAGGCCCGCATCGTCCTCGCCGAGATATTCCTGCGTCAGGGGCGGGGCGCGGAAGCCGTGACCGTGGCGGACAGGATGATCGACACCTCTCCCGAGGATTTTCGCGGATTCGCCATCAAGGGCGACGGGCTGATGCTGGAGCGCAAGCCGCGCGAGGCTCTGGCCGAATACGCCAAGGCCAAGGGCATCGCGCCGTCGCACTACGGGCTGCTGCTCAAGTCCGGCCTTCTGATGCTGGCCCTGGGGGACAAGGGGGGGGAGCAGGAGCTTTTGAAGGCGCTTCAGGTCTCGCCCAACGGAACCGACTGCAGGCTGGCGCTGCACGACTATTATCTGCGCGCCGGGCGCGTTGACGAAGCCGTGAAGATTCTTGCCGACGGCCTGGATGGGAGCAGGTCCGACGCAATCCTGTACAATGCGCTGGCCAAGGTCTCCCTGGGGCGAAAAGACGCCGAAGGCGCCGAGGCCTACCTCCTCAAAGCGCGGGAGGCGAACCCGTCATATCTTCCGACCTACTACAACGCCGCCGTGTTCCGGCTCGTACAGGGCAAGCCTGACGAGGCCATGGCGCAGCTCGACCTGGCTCTCGGCATTTCCCCCGACGACGTGCGGGCCCTGACGGCTTCCGCCGCCGTGCTCGAAAGGCAGGGCAAGATCGAGGCGGCCAGGGAGCGGCTGGAGAAGGCGCAGGCCGGCGGCGACCTCGGGTCGACCCTGCTGCTTTCGGTCTTCCTGCAGCGTCACGGAATGAGTGACGAAGCGGTGGCCGTACTCGATCGGGGGTTGCAGAAGCAGCCTTCGAATCAGGATCTGATCCTGGCCAAGGCGAAGCTGCACATCGCGCGCAAGGAGACTGACAAGGCCATGGCGCTGTATGGCCAGCTCGAAGCGGCTGATCCGTGGACCGGAATCATGGAGAGAACCAGGGCCTGGATGGCCCTGGGCGAGTTCGACAAGGCCGAGGACAGCGCTCGCCGCCTCGTCGGCCTGGGGCCCGACAAGGCGAGGTCGTACCTGCCCCTGGCGGCCATCCTCGAAATCCGCGGGGACCGTGTGGGGGCGGAGGCCGCCTTGCGCAAGGGGCTGGAGAAAGAGCCCGGAAACGTTTCTGTCCTGACCATGCTCGGCGAACTCTATGTGCGCATGAAGGAGCCGGATAAGGCCCAAGCCATTTTCGACAGTGCGCTCGCTCTGGATCCCGCAAACCCGCATGCCCTGACAGGCAAGGGCATGATCGCGCAGCAGCAGAAAAACGAAGACGAGGCCGCCAGGCTGTACCTGCAGGCCGTGCAGGCCAGGAACGACTTTGTTCCCGCTCTGAACAACCTGGCCATGCTCTGGGCCGATGGCGAGAAGACCCGCATGCAGGCGGTGCATCTCGCCATGGCCGCCTTTGCCCGCGCCGGAACGGACGCGTCGGTTACAGACACCCTGGGGTACGTCCTGTTGCGCAACAACCGTTCGGAGGAGGCTCTCGGCGTGTTGGAAAGGGCATCCACTCTGGCGCCCGGCAACAGGGAGATCATGTACCACAAGGGGCTGGCCCTGGAACAGCTGGGGCGCAGGGAAGAGGCCAGACTGGCACTGGAGGAGGCGGTGCGCGGGGAGGACTTTGGCGCAAAGCCCGAGGCTGAAGCCTTGCTGAAGAAATTGCAAACCGGCTCCTGA
- a CDS encoding TIGR03013 family XrtA/PEP-CTERM system glycosyltransferase codes for MADLVLRNLASDIVWAVLALATSLAVLAPPLKVILNNTLLPEAGGFLVLAILPSVIVWTYCGLRHLRLRIPSAILCQICVTLISMALFHALLSPSRMTSGDEQIALLGFCVFSGFKVAEFLFAKFRRAFLGLGKRILIVGGGAQARLVEEYIKLHRRDLTLLGWVSCPARECAPDGDGGSAAVEDKSGLLRLAQNFMADQIVVSLGERRGVFPVDDLLSCKLHGIDVVDAPSFFELATRKLLIENITPSWFIFGQGFKVTWLLRLGKRILDVAASLSGLLVFMPLVPFICLAIKLDSPGPVLFRQTRVGRGDRSFRLMKFRSMYQDAESRTGAVWSQQNDPRITCVGNFLRKTRLDEIPQLFNILWGEMSVVGPRPERPEFINELKKSIPYYSERHYVKPGLTGWAQVCYPYGSSIEDSLEKLRYDLYYIKHMSILFDIYIILKTFKVVFAGNGR; via the coding sequence ATGGCTGACCTGGTATTGAGAAACCTTGCTTCCGACATAGTCTGGGCCGTGCTGGCGCTGGCAACGTCGCTGGCGGTGCTGGCTCCGCCGCTGAAGGTGATCCTGAACAACACCCTGTTGCCGGAGGCGGGCGGTTTCCTGGTCCTGGCCATCCTGCCGTCGGTGATCGTCTGGACCTATTGCGGGCTGCGCCATCTCAGGCTCCGCATTCCATCAGCCATCCTCTGTCAGATCTGCGTCACCTTGATCTCCATGGCTCTGTTTCACGCTCTCCTCAGTCCAAGCCGCATGACCTCCGGGGACGAACAGATCGCCCTGCTCGGCTTCTGCGTCTTTTCCGGCTTCAAGGTCGCGGAGTTCCTTTTCGCCAAGTTCCGTCGGGCGTTCCTGGGCCTGGGCAAGCGCATTCTCATTGTCGGGGGTGGCGCGCAGGCCCGGCTCGTCGAGGAGTACATCAAGCTGCACAGGCGGGACCTGACTCTCCTGGGCTGGGTTTCCTGCCCGGCCAGGGAGTGCGCCCCGGACGGGGACGGCGGGAGCGCCGCTGTCGAGGACAAGTCCGGCCTGCTGCGTCTGGCGCAGAATTTCATGGCCGACCAGATCGTGGTTTCCCTGGGGGAACGCCGAGGAGTCTTCCCCGTCGATGATCTGCTGAGCTGCAAGCTGCACGGGATCGACGTTGTTGACGCCCCTTCATTTTTCGAACTGGCCACGCGCAAGCTTCTCATCGAGAACATCACCCCCAGTTGGTTCATCTTCGGCCAGGGGTTCAAGGTGACCTGGCTCTTGCGTCTGGGGAAGCGCATCCTTGATGTCGCGGCGTCCCTGTCGGGTCTGCTGGTTTTCATGCCGCTGGTGCCGTTCATCTGTCTCGCCATCAAACTCGATTCGCCGGGGCCCGTCCTGTTCCGCCAGACCCGCGTCGGCCGCGGCGACCGCAGCTTCCGTCTCATGAAGTTCCGCTCCATGTACCAGGACGCGGAATCCAGGACAGGGGCCGTATGGTCCCAACAAAACGACCCGAGGATCACATGCGTCGGCAATTTTCTTCGCAAGACACGCCTCGATGAAATTCCGCAATTATTCAATATCTTATGGGGTGAAATGTCTGTTGTCGGTCCTCGACCTGAACGGCCGGAGTTCATCAATGAGTTGAAGAAAAGCATACCGTATTATTCCGAAAGACATTATGTTAAGCCAGGGCTTACTGGATGGGCTCAAGTATGCTATCCATATGGATCTTCAATAGAAGACTCTCTTGAGAAATTAAGATACGATTTATATTATATAAAACATATGTCGATTTTGTTTGATATATACATAATTTTAAAAACATTTAAGGTCGTTTTTGCCGGAAATGGGAGGTAG
- a CDS encoding outer membrane lipoprotein-sorting protein yields MDILPKNPVRLLPVLLGALCVAANAAISYAAPSGQELARMVHDRYVGEDMTSRQTMELVPASGEKRVRELTVTAADRQGVRKSIIRFTSPADIEGTGFLALETDQGETEQFLYLPALKRTRRIVAGQKGRSFVNTDFTYEDMERRAVEDSEHAVTGEETLGGVACWILESRPKAGTDSQYSMVRAWVAKDMLLSLRVDFFIDGKEPVKRFNVKQMERIQDIWTETSVVMEDLHSGHRTLLETKEITYNSGIPDSAFTQQALESW; encoded by the coding sequence ATGGACATCCTCCCGAAGAACCCTGTCCGTCTCCTGCCAGTCCTCCTCGGTGCCCTGTGCGTCGCGGCCAACGCAGCCATCTCCTACGCAGCGCCGTCGGGCCAGGAATTGGCCCGCATGGTCCACGACAGGTACGTCGGCGAGGACATGACATCGCGCCAGACCATGGAACTCGTGCCCGCGTCCGGGGAAAAGAGGGTCCGCGAACTTACGGTGACCGCAGCGGACAGGCAGGGCGTGCGCAAGAGCATCATCCGGTTTACGTCACCGGCGGACATCGAAGGCACCGGCTTCCTGGCCCTCGAAACAGACCAGGGCGAAACCGAGCAGTTCCTCTATCTTCCGGCTCTCAAGCGGACGCGGCGCATCGTGGCCGGCCAGAAGGGGCGCAGCTTCGTCAACACCGATTTCACCTATGAGGATATGGAAAGACGGGCCGTCGAGGATTCCGAACATGCCGTGACGGGCGAGGAAACCCTGGGCGGGGTGGCCTGCTGGATTCTGGAAAGCCGACCCAAGGCCGGGACCGATTCCCAGTACTCCATGGTGCGCGCCTGGGTGGCCAAGGACATGCTCTTGTCGTTGCGGGTGGACTTCTTCATCGACGGAAAGGAACCGGTCAAACGCTTCAACGTGAAACAGATGGAACGCATCCAGGACATCTGGACCGAAACCAGCGTCGTCATGGAGGATTTGCACTCAGGGCACAGAACGCTTCTCGAAACGAAGGAGATCACGTACAATTCGGGCATCCCGGACTCCGCCTTCACCCAGCAGGCTCTGGAGAGTTGGTGA